A DNA window from Actinomadura coerulea contains the following coding sequences:
- a CDS encoding pyridoxamine 5'-phosphate oxidase family protein yields MGKSYERIDGRLRTFIESQHIFFTATAPLAGDGTVNLSPKGLDGSFAVLDELTVAYLDFAGSNAETIAHLRENGRITLMWCAFDGPPNIVRVHGRGEPVFRDDARWSELMGHFPAIDPTLHGLRAIIVVTAEKIRDTCGYAVPFMTYEQDRPLHASRFARETDESLDAYFHKKEHVATSIDGLPGLPLPLPPLPPAV; encoded by the coding sequence ATGGGAAAGAGCTACGAGCGGATAGACGGCAGGCTGCGTACCTTCATCGAGTCGCAGCACATCTTCTTCACCGCGACGGCGCCGCTGGCCGGCGACGGGACCGTGAACCTTTCGCCCAAGGGGCTCGACGGCTCGTTCGCCGTGCTCGATGAACTCACCGTGGCCTACCTCGATTTCGCCGGCAGCAACGCCGAGACCATCGCCCATCTGCGCGAGAACGGCCGCATCACGCTGATGTGGTGCGCCTTCGACGGTCCGCCCAACATCGTGCGCGTGCACGGCCGCGGAGAGCCGGTCTTCCGCGACGACGCGCGTTGGAGCGAGCTGATGGGCCACTTCCCCGCCATCGACCCGACCCTGCACGGCCTGCGGGCGATCATTGTCGTGACCGCCGAGAAGATCCGCGACACCTGCGGATACGCCGTCCCGTTCATGACCTACGAACAGGACCGTCCGCTGCACGCTTCGCGCTTCGCGCGCGAGACCGACGAGTCGCTGGACGCCTACTTCCACAAGAAGGAGCACGTCGCGACCAGCATCGACGGCCTACCAGGCCTGCCGCTGCCGCTGCCGCCGCTTCCTCCGGCCGTGTAG